The region GTTTTTGTTGGCAAATGCTTGAGAGGACATTTCATCGCTTCCGTATAACCCTTGTGTTACACCGGAAAACCATTCCTTCTGGTCAGCCTGCATCTTACCGGATTTGACGAAATCATTAAAAGTGCTTTCTACGGTGGGGGCATCGATTTTCCAGCCTTCGCGGTCTGCGAGCATAATGAGGACTACCGGAGCTTCGGTAACTTTGGGCTGGTTGAAGGCTAGTTTACGCAGAGCCTCTTTGCGATCCATATCGCGAACAATTTTTATCTTCCAGGGTTGAAGATTGTAGCTTGAAGGAGCATTGCCGGCCTCCTCGATGATTTTTTTCAGTAGATTCTGATCTACATCGCGTGCCGGGTCAAAAAAGTTTACAGCTCTTCTTTTTTTCAGAATTTCAGAAAAGTCCATGTTATACTCCTCTTGGTTTAGAGTGTTTGATAAAAGTTCCATTTTCGTATTCTTTAAAAGCTTTTTCCAGCTCTTCAGCTGTGTGCATTACGATGGGACCGCGCCAGAATATCGGTTCCTTGATCGGTTTTCCGGTCAGCAACAGAAAACTTAGAGGTGTCTCGTCCGTGTTTACAGCCAGTTCCTCGCCATCGTCGAAGAGTACCAGTGAGCGGTTTACAACCTTCTGTCCGTTAATAGTGCCTTCGCCGGCAGTGATATAAATGAAGGCCGTGTAGCCGGTTTTTGTTGGGTGGATGAATTCAAATCCTTGGGGAATGCTCACGTCCAGATATTCAGGGTCGATACCGATGCCTTTCGCCGGTCCCGCGATACCGTCAATTTTTCCGGCTATCACTTTGATGCGGCTGCCGTCATCGCGTTTTACAACGGGAATTTCTTCGGCGGAAATTTCTCTGTATTCAGGGTCCACCATTTTATTCTCAGAACTTAAATTGGCCCAGAGCTGAAAGCCGTGCATGGAACCGTTGCCATCGCCCTTTGGCATTTCCTGATGTATAATCCCGCTTCCCGCTGTCATCCACTGCACGTTACCGGCTTTAGTAATTCCTGAGTTGCCGAGGCTGTCGCCGTGTTCCACATCCCCTTTTAACAGGTAGGTGATGGTTTCGATCCCCCGGTGGGGGTGCCATGGAAAGCCTTTCAGGTAATCCTCGGGATTATCGGAGCGGAAGTCATCGAGCATAAGAAAGGGGTCGAAAAGGGGGGCCTCGAAATAGCCGAAAGCCCGGTGGAGCTTAACCCCGGCGCCTTCGTGGACTTGTTCGCCGGAAAATATGTGTTGAATTTCGCGCCTCATTACTGACTCCTGTCGGTGATTGTGTTGTTATTACCTACAGTATCAGTATGAAGTTTATTTGCAAGAGAGGAAACAAAAAAATAGACCGG is a window of Maridesulfovibrio sp. DNA encoding:
- a CDS encoding pirin family protein, which gives rise to MRREIQHIFSGEQVHEGAGVKLHRAFGYFEAPLFDPFLMLDDFRSDNPEDYLKGFPWHPHRGIETITYLLKGDVEHGDSLGNSGITKAGNVQWMTAGSGIIHQEMPKGDGNGSMHGFQLWANLSSENKMVDPEYREISAEEIPVVKRDDGSRIKVIAGKIDGIAGPAKGIGIDPEYLDVSIPQGFEFIHPTKTGYTAFIYITAGEGTINGQKVVNRSLVLFDDGEELAVNTDETPLSFLLLTGKPIKEPIFWRGPIVMHTAEELEKAFKEYENGTFIKHSKPRGV
- a CDS encoding nitroreductase family protein, which codes for MDFSEILKKRRAVNFFDPARDVDQNLLKKIIEEAGNAPSSYNLQPWKIKIVRDMDRKEALRKLAFNQPKVTEAPVVLIMLADREGWKIDAPTVESTFNDFVKSGKMQADQKEWFSGVTQGLYGSDEMSSQAFANKNTGLFAMSLMYAATANGLESHPMDGFDHEGVRKEFNIPDRYWIPMLIAIGHLNPGTEIQPKGWRQSFEEMIIE